From Stigmatopora nigra isolate UIUO_SnigA chromosome 17, RoL_Snig_1.1, whole genome shotgun sequence, a single genomic window includes:
- the nedd4l gene encoding E3 ubiquitin-protein ligase NEDD4-like isoform X3, which produces MARLRLYFGSNRSNTAPDILEGDTEEQQGDNDVATAFHTQPSVGSSPSREAAQQPIPPVTSGPRADALLKRSSSMFIPQLAAYAESRPTKSSSMQISLQRSDVASNGDSYSLPDDVLPPHYTPPGPVPTYAEVSGQSDVPRQPPPPYCGPESPNQQIFVTDPRFPKRRVFSIGSNGHNLYGRTPAGISVSGIRIRRNSTDGSDVQHLRILPYGGSAWTVQQQSPASSSSGAQRLVFQLQQNQNQDLNQSWQQPDSSQEEHSNVGFVRSTGGRIFRYPRIKLERGSSPIVQENEPENDSQANGSDSQPIVDHRRMDPRSNGCTFKVSGDPPSRQPHLKIYFTPGGGADQEVIEAATNSPKTRDDFLGQVDVPLSHLPTEDPAMERPYTFKDFLLRPRSHKSRVKGYLRLKMAYLPKQGGHEEEAGDMREEAEGWEESADSGSQRPQQLLPPLPPGWEEKVDNLGRTYYVNHNNRSTQWKRPSNMDVISETESDNRQRQIHQEAHRVFRSRRHISEDLENEHLEPRDVIDSSWELITEEDPNDALAQSQPGTSSMLTPQPPPTPVSQEFSDDLSLRLSFTPDTNGEVPGPSSVLTQLSNRLRSSSMTDGVSDQAQPPPLAQRSHSRRTRAQTVSGGEDSTSPTATAFNLTTLGLPPGWEERKDAKGRTYYVNHNSRTTTWTRPIVQLTEDGANTATGSGAAPIPSPSSNASSNTSNNHLHEPQLRRPRSLSSPTVTLSTPLEGASNIQARRAVKDTFSNPQSPQPSPYSSPKSQHKTQQSFLPPGWEMRIAPNGRPFFIDHNSRTTTWEDPRLKYPVHMRNKNSMEPGELGPLPPGWEERIHTDGRTFYIDHNTKNTQWEDPRLQSPAITGPAVPYSREFKQKYDYFRKKLKKPADIPNRFEMKLHRNNIFEESYRRIMSLKKPDVLKARLWIEFESEKGLDYGGVAREWFFLLSKEMFNPYYGLFEYSATDNYTLQINPNSGLCNEDHLSYFKFIGRVAGMAVFHGKLLDGFFIRPFYKMMLGKQISLKDMESVDSEYYNSLKWILENDPTELDLRFCIDEDNFGQTYQVDLKPSGSDMVVTNDNKKEYIDLVIQWRFVNRVQKQMNAFLEGFTELIQIDLIKIFDENELELLMCGLGDVDVNDWRQHTVYKNGYCPNHPVIQWFWKVVLLMDAEKRIRLLQFVTGTSRVPMNGFAELYGSNGPQLFTIEQWGTPDKLPRAHTCFNRLDLPTYDSFEDLREKLLMAVENAQGFEGVD; this is translated from the exons atggcacgtCTACGTTTATATTTTGGCTCCAACCGTAGCAACACTGCCCCGGACATACTAGAAGGAGATACAGAAGAGCAGCAAGGAGACAATGATGTTGCGACGGCCTTTCACACTCAACCATCCGTAGGATCGAGTCCATCTCGGGAGGCAGCACAGCAGCCAATTCCTCCAGTTACGTCTGGACCGCGTGCGGACGCACTTCTTAAGCGCAGTTCCTCTATGTTCATACCGCAGCTCGCAGCCTATGCCGAGTCACGGCCTACAAAAAgctcctccatgcagatctctcTTCAGCGCTCTGACGTAGCAAGTAATGGGGATTCCTATAGCCTTCCTGATGATGTCTTGCCACCCCATTATACTCCTCCAGGACCTGTGCCAACGTACGCTGAAGTTTCGGGTCAATCTGATGTTCCGCGACAACCACCTCCTCCTTACTGCGGTCCGGAGTCTCCCAACCAACAAATATTTGTGACTGACCCACGTTTTCCAAAGCGTAGGGTTTTCAGCATCGGTTCCAATGGTCATAATTTGTATGGCAGAACCCCTGCAGGTATCAGCGTCAGTGGTATTCGTATTCGGAGGAACTCAACTGACGGTTCTGACGTACAGCATCTTAGAATTTTGCCTTATGGTGGTTCTGCTTGGACTGTCCAGCAGCAGTCTCCTGCTTCTAGTAGCAGTGGAGCACAGCGACTTGTCTTCCAGCTTCAACAGAATCAGAACCAAGATTTGAACCAGAGCTGGCAGCAGCCAGATTCATCGCAAGAAGAGCACAGCAATGTTGGATTTGTTCGATCCACTGGTGGCCGTATTTTCCGTTATCCAAGAATTAAATTGGAACGAGGTTCATCTCCAATTGTACAAGAGAATGAACCAGAAAATGATAGCCAGGCAAATGGTTCAGATAGTCAACCAATTGTGGATCATCGGAGGATGGATCCAAGATCTAATGGTTGTACTTTTAAAGTCAGTGGGGACCCCCCTTCAAGGCAGCCCCATCTTAAGATTTACTTCACACCTGGGGGAGGTGCAGATCAAGAAGTGATTGAGGCAGCAACAAATTCTCCTAAG ACCAGAGATGATTTCTTGGGACAAGTGGATGTACCTCTTAGTCATTTGCCG ACTGAAGACCCAGCCATGGAGCGCCCCTACACATTTAAGGACTTCCTATTGCGACCTAGGAG TCACAAGTCCAGGGTGAAGGGTTACCTCCGCCTCAAAATGGCTTACCTGCCCAAACAAGGGGGACATGAAGAAGAAGCTGGGGACATGAGGGAGGAGGCAGAG GGATGGGAGGAATCCGCAGATTCAGGGTCGCAACGACCGCAACAGCTTCTTCCACCATTGCCACCTGGCTGGGAAGAAAAGGTGGACAACCTGGGACGAACCTACTACGTCAACCACAACAATCGATCCACACAGTGGAAACGGCCCTCCAACAT ggatGTGATTTCGGAAACAGAAAGCGACAACCGCCAACGTCAGATACATCAGGAGGCGCATCGAGTCTTCCGTTCGAGACGCCACATCAGCGAGGACCTGGAAAATGAACACTTGGAGCCACGTGATGTTATTGACAGC TCCTGGGAGCTGATCACAGAAGAAGACCCAAATGACGCCCTCGCCCAGTCCCAACCTGGCACATCCTCCATGCTGACCCCACAGCCCCCGCCGACTCCCGTCTCACAAGAGTTCTCCGATGATTTGAGCTTGAGGCTGTCATTTACCCCTGACACCAACGGCGAAGTTCCAGGGCCAAGCTCAGTTCTG ACTCAGTTATCCAACCGACTGCGTTCTTCCAGTATGACTGATGGTGTTAGCGATCAGGCCCAGCCTCCTCCTCTTGCG CAGCGTTCCCATTCCAGAAGAACCAGGGCTCAAACTGTCTCAGGTGGTGAGGATAGCACG TCTCCCACAGCAACCGCGTTCAACCTGACCACCTTGGGCCTGCCCCCTGGATGGGAGGAGCGGAAGGACGCCAAGGGGAGAACATATTACGTCAACCATAACAGCCGCACCACTACCTGGACTAGGCCCATTGTGCAG CTGACTGAAGATGGTGCAAACACAGCAACGGGGTCCGGTGCAGCCCCCATaccctccccctcttccaatGCTTCCTCTAATACCTCCAACAACCACCTCCATGAGCCCCAACTCCGACGACCTCGTAGTCTCAGCTCCCCTACTGTCACCCTGTCGACACCCTTGGAG GGAGCCAGCAACATCCAGGCCAGGCGTGCAGTAAAGGACACCTTTTCCAACCCTCAATCTCCCCAACCGTCACCGTACAGCTCCCCTAAATCACAACATAAGACCCAACAGAGCTTCCTACCGCCAGGCTGGGAAATGAGAATAGCTCCCAATGGACGGCCATTTTTCATCGACCACAATAGCAGAACCACCACTTGG GAGGATCCGAGGTTGAAGTATCCGGTCCATATGCGAAATAAGAACTCCATGGAACCTGGTGAACTTGGGCCTCTCCCT CCTGGGTGGGAAGAGCGAATTCACACGGACGGACGCACTTTCTACATTGACCACA ATACAAAGAACACACAATGGGAGGATCCCCGACTTCAGAGTCCTGCTATCACCGGACCC GCTGTTCCATATTCCCGAGAGTTTAAGCAAAAATATGACTACTTTCGGAAAAAGCTGAAGAAACCA GCTGACATCCCAAACCGATTCGAGATGAAGCTCCACCGCAACAACATTTTCGAGGAGTCCTATCGTCGTATCATGTCTCTGAAAAAGCCTGACGTCCTAAAAGCGCGCCTGTGGATTGAGTTTGAGTCGGAAAAGGGTTTGGATTACGGAGGCGTGGCCCGAGAGTGGTTCTTCCTCCTATCCAAGGAGATGTTTAATCCTTACTACGGCCTTTTTGAGTACTCTGCCAC CGACAACTACACGCTTCAGATCAACCCCAACTCCGGTTTATGCAATGAAGACCACCTATCGTATTTCAAGTTCATCGGACGGGTAGCAGGAATGGCCGTTTTTCATGGGAAACTACTGGATG GGTTTTTTATTAGGCCATTCTACAAGATGATGCTGGGTAAACAGATCTCCTTGAAAGATATGGAGTCTGTG GACAGTGAATATTACAACTCTCTAAAGTGGATTCTGGAGAATGATCCTACGGAACTGGATTTGCGGTTTTGCATTGATGAAGACAATTTTGGACAG ACATACCAGGTGGACCTCAAGCCCAGTGGATCCGACATGGTAGTCACCAATGACAACAAGAAGGAATACATTGA TTTGGTTATCCAGTGGCGCTTTGTCAATCGGGTGCAGAAGCAGATGAACGCCTTCCTGGAG ggCTTCACTGAACTCATCCAAATCGATCTGATCAAGATCTTTGATGAAAATGAACTGGAG CTGCTCATGTGCGGACTTGGTGACGTTGATGTCAATGACTGGCGCCAACACACCGTTTACAAAAATGGCTACTGTCCCAATCACCCGGTCATCCAATGGTTTTGGAAG gtgGTCCTGTTAATGGATGCCGAAAAGAGGATCCGACTTCTTCAATTCGTCACCGGAACATCGCGTGTGCCGATGAATGGCTTCGCCGAGCTTTATG GTTCGAATGGACCTCAGTTGTTCACTATTGAGCAGTGGGGAACGCCGGATAAACTGCCCAGAGCCCACACGTG TTTCAACCGCTTGGACCTTCCCACCTACGACTCATTCGAAGATCTGCGAGAGAAGCTTCTAATGGCCGTGGAGAATGCTCAGGGCTTTGAAGGAGTTGACTAA
- the nedd4l gene encoding E3 ubiquitin-protein ligase NEDD4-like isoform X5, whose protein sequence is MARLRLYFGSNRSNTAPDILEGDTEEQQGDNDVATAFHTQPSVGSSPSREAAQQPIPPVTSGPRADALLKRSSSMFIPQLAAYAESRPTKSSSMQISLQRSDVASNGDSYSLPDDVLPPHYTPPGPVPTYAEVSGQSDVPRQPPPPYCGPESPNQQIFVTDPRFPKRRVFSIGSNGHNLYGRTPAGISVSGIRIRRNSTDGSDVQHLRILPYGGSAWTVQQQSPASSSSGAQRLVFQLQQNQNQDLNQSWQQPDSSQEEHSNVGFVRSTGGRIFRYPRIKLERGSSPIVQENEPENDSQANGSDSQPIVDHRRMDPRSNGCTFKVSGDPPSRQPHLKIYFTPGGGADQEVIEAATNSPKTRDDFLGQVDVPLSHLPTEDPAMERPYTFKDFLLRPRSHKSRVKGYLRLKMAYLPKQGGHEEEAGDMREEAEGWEESADSGSQRPQQLLPPLPPGWEEKVDNLGRTYYVNHNNRSTQWKRPSNMDVISETESDNRQRQIHQEAHRVFRSRRHISEDLENEHLEPRDVIDSSWELITEEDPNDALAQSQPGTSSMLTPQPPPTPVSQEFSDDLSLRLSFTPDTNGEVPGPSSVLTQLSNRLRSSSMTDGVSDQAQPPPLALTEDGANTATGSGAAPIPSPSSNASSNTSNNHLHEPQLRRPRSLSSPTVTLSTPLEGASNIQARRAVKDTFSNPQSPQPSPYSSPKSQHKTQQSFLPPGWEMRIAPNGRPFFIDHNSRTTTWEDPRLKYPVHMRNKNSMEPGELGPLPHLPEEPGWEERIHTDGRTFYIDHNTKNTQWEDPRLQSPAITGPAVPYSREFKQKYDYFRKKLKKPADIPNRFEMKLHRNNIFEESYRRIMSLKKPDVLKARLWIEFESEKGLDYGGVAREWFFLLSKEMFNPYYGLFEYSATDNYTLQINPNSGLCNEDHLSYFKFIGRVAGMAVFHGKLLDGFFIRPFYKMMLGKQISLKDMESVDSEYYNSLKWILENDPTELDLRFCIDEDNFGQTYQVDLKPSGSDMVVTNDNKKEYIDLVIQWRFVNRVQKQMNAFLEGFTELIQIDLIKIFDENELELLMCGLGDVDVNDWRQHTVYKNGYCPNHPVIQWFWKVVLLMDAEKRIRLLQFVTGTSRVPMNGFAELYGSNGPQLFTIEQWGTPDKLPRAHTCFNRLDLPTYDSFEDLREKLLMAVENAQGFEGVD, encoded by the exons atggcacgtCTACGTTTATATTTTGGCTCCAACCGTAGCAACACTGCCCCGGACATACTAGAAGGAGATACAGAAGAGCAGCAAGGAGACAATGATGTTGCGACGGCCTTTCACACTCAACCATCCGTAGGATCGAGTCCATCTCGGGAGGCAGCACAGCAGCCAATTCCTCCAGTTACGTCTGGACCGCGTGCGGACGCACTTCTTAAGCGCAGTTCCTCTATGTTCATACCGCAGCTCGCAGCCTATGCCGAGTCACGGCCTACAAAAAgctcctccatgcagatctctcTTCAGCGCTCTGACGTAGCAAGTAATGGGGATTCCTATAGCCTTCCTGATGATGTCTTGCCACCCCATTATACTCCTCCAGGACCTGTGCCAACGTACGCTGAAGTTTCGGGTCAATCTGATGTTCCGCGACAACCACCTCCTCCTTACTGCGGTCCGGAGTCTCCCAACCAACAAATATTTGTGACTGACCCACGTTTTCCAAAGCGTAGGGTTTTCAGCATCGGTTCCAATGGTCATAATTTGTATGGCAGAACCCCTGCAGGTATCAGCGTCAGTGGTATTCGTATTCGGAGGAACTCAACTGACGGTTCTGACGTACAGCATCTTAGAATTTTGCCTTATGGTGGTTCTGCTTGGACTGTCCAGCAGCAGTCTCCTGCTTCTAGTAGCAGTGGAGCACAGCGACTTGTCTTCCAGCTTCAACAGAATCAGAACCAAGATTTGAACCAGAGCTGGCAGCAGCCAGATTCATCGCAAGAAGAGCACAGCAATGTTGGATTTGTTCGATCCACTGGTGGCCGTATTTTCCGTTATCCAAGAATTAAATTGGAACGAGGTTCATCTCCAATTGTACAAGAGAATGAACCAGAAAATGATAGCCAGGCAAATGGTTCAGATAGTCAACCAATTGTGGATCATCGGAGGATGGATCCAAGATCTAATGGTTGTACTTTTAAAGTCAGTGGGGACCCCCCTTCAAGGCAGCCCCATCTTAAGATTTACTTCACACCTGGGGGAGGTGCAGATCAAGAAGTGATTGAGGCAGCAACAAATTCTCCTAAG ACCAGAGATGATTTCTTGGGACAAGTGGATGTACCTCTTAGTCATTTGCCG ACTGAAGACCCAGCCATGGAGCGCCCCTACACATTTAAGGACTTCCTATTGCGACCTAGGAG TCACAAGTCCAGGGTGAAGGGTTACCTCCGCCTCAAAATGGCTTACCTGCCCAAACAAGGGGGACATGAAGAAGAAGCTGGGGACATGAGGGAGGAGGCAGAG GGATGGGAGGAATCCGCAGATTCAGGGTCGCAACGACCGCAACAGCTTCTTCCACCATTGCCACCTGGCTGGGAAGAAAAGGTGGACAACCTGGGACGAACCTACTACGTCAACCACAACAATCGATCCACACAGTGGAAACGGCCCTCCAACAT ggatGTGATTTCGGAAACAGAAAGCGACAACCGCCAACGTCAGATACATCAGGAGGCGCATCGAGTCTTCCGTTCGAGACGCCACATCAGCGAGGACCTGGAAAATGAACACTTGGAGCCACGTGATGTTATTGACAGC TCCTGGGAGCTGATCACAGAAGAAGACCCAAATGACGCCCTCGCCCAGTCCCAACCTGGCACATCCTCCATGCTGACCCCACAGCCCCCGCCGACTCCCGTCTCACAAGAGTTCTCCGATGATTTGAGCTTGAGGCTGTCATTTACCCCTGACACCAACGGCGAAGTTCCAGGGCCAAGCTCAGTTCTG ACTCAGTTATCCAACCGACTGCGTTCTTCCAGTATGACTGATGGTGTTAGCGATCAGGCCCAGCCTCCTCCTCTTGCG CTGACTGAAGATGGTGCAAACACAGCAACGGGGTCCGGTGCAGCCCCCATaccctccccctcttccaatGCTTCCTCTAATACCTCCAACAACCACCTCCATGAGCCCCAACTCCGACGACCTCGTAGTCTCAGCTCCCCTACTGTCACCCTGTCGACACCCTTGGAG GGAGCCAGCAACATCCAGGCCAGGCGTGCAGTAAAGGACACCTTTTCCAACCCTCAATCTCCCCAACCGTCACCGTACAGCTCCCCTAAATCACAACATAAGACCCAACAGAGCTTCCTACCGCCAGGCTGGGAAATGAGAATAGCTCCCAATGGACGGCCATTTTTCATCGACCACAATAGCAGAACCACCACTTGG GAGGATCCGAGGTTGAAGTATCCGGTCCATATGCGAAATAAGAACTCCATGGAACCTGGTGAACTTGGGCCTCTCCCT caCCTACCAGAGGAG CCTGGGTGGGAAGAGCGAATTCACACGGACGGACGCACTTTCTACATTGACCACA ATACAAAGAACACACAATGGGAGGATCCCCGACTTCAGAGTCCTGCTATCACCGGACCC GCTGTTCCATATTCCCGAGAGTTTAAGCAAAAATATGACTACTTTCGGAAAAAGCTGAAGAAACCA GCTGACATCCCAAACCGATTCGAGATGAAGCTCCACCGCAACAACATTTTCGAGGAGTCCTATCGTCGTATCATGTCTCTGAAAAAGCCTGACGTCCTAAAAGCGCGCCTGTGGATTGAGTTTGAGTCGGAAAAGGGTTTGGATTACGGAGGCGTGGCCCGAGAGTGGTTCTTCCTCCTATCCAAGGAGATGTTTAATCCTTACTACGGCCTTTTTGAGTACTCTGCCAC CGACAACTACACGCTTCAGATCAACCCCAACTCCGGTTTATGCAATGAAGACCACCTATCGTATTTCAAGTTCATCGGACGGGTAGCAGGAATGGCCGTTTTTCATGGGAAACTACTGGATG GGTTTTTTATTAGGCCATTCTACAAGATGATGCTGGGTAAACAGATCTCCTTGAAAGATATGGAGTCTGTG GACAGTGAATATTACAACTCTCTAAAGTGGATTCTGGAGAATGATCCTACGGAACTGGATTTGCGGTTTTGCATTGATGAAGACAATTTTGGACAG ACATACCAGGTGGACCTCAAGCCCAGTGGATCCGACATGGTAGTCACCAATGACAACAAGAAGGAATACATTGA TTTGGTTATCCAGTGGCGCTTTGTCAATCGGGTGCAGAAGCAGATGAACGCCTTCCTGGAG ggCTTCACTGAACTCATCCAAATCGATCTGATCAAGATCTTTGATGAAAATGAACTGGAG CTGCTCATGTGCGGACTTGGTGACGTTGATGTCAATGACTGGCGCCAACACACCGTTTACAAAAATGGCTACTGTCCCAATCACCCGGTCATCCAATGGTTTTGGAAG gtgGTCCTGTTAATGGATGCCGAAAAGAGGATCCGACTTCTTCAATTCGTCACCGGAACATCGCGTGTGCCGATGAATGGCTTCGCCGAGCTTTATG GTTCGAATGGACCTCAGTTGTTCACTATTGAGCAGTGGGGAACGCCGGATAAACTGCCCAGAGCCCACACGTG TTTCAACCGCTTGGACCTTCCCACCTACGACTCATTCGAAGATCTGCGAGAGAAGCTTCTAATGGCCGTGGAGAATGCTCAGGGCTTTGAAGGAGTTGACTAA